The following are encoded together in the Lactuca sativa cultivar Salinas chromosome 1, Lsat_Salinas_v11, whole genome shotgun sequence genome:
- the LOC122195820 gene encoding uncharacterized protein LOC122195820, with translation MHAKKETKNKMVSIRFRIFVFAIIFMLLNGVAYSLQDAKMVMVVGDKSAEEERPLLSRQEKGTLYAVSASVGTLVNGMINGRRMLVKMAEEQHINGDEMVSKKASSSSSGNPRKGGHKMTKRSKKIDHNDDDHHHVKMSSTFMALNSDYHVPRSHPPKNN, from the exons ATGCATGCAAAGAAAGAAACAAAGAACAAAATGGTTTCCATAAGGTTTCGTATCTTTGTCTTTGCAATCATATTCATGTTACTTAACGGTGTTGCATATTCTCTTCAAG ATGCTAAGATGGTGATGGTGGTTGGAGATAAATCTGCAGAAGAAGAAAGGCCCTTGTTGTCCAGACAAGAAAAG GGTACCCTCTATGCAGTTTCTGCAAGTGTTGGAACATTGGTAAATGGAATGATAAATGGTAGGAGAATGCTGGTGAAGATGGCGGAGGAACAACATATAAATGGTGACGAGATGGTGTCAAAGAAAGCTTCGTCTTCTTcaagtggaaaccctagaaaaggTGGTCATAAAATGACCAAGAGAAGCAAGAAGATAGATCATAATGATGATGATCATCATCATGTCAAAATGAGCTCGACTTTCATGGCTCTTAATTCTGATTACCATGTCCCAAGGTCTCATCCACCCAAAAATAACTGA